One genomic window of Fusarium keratoplasticum isolate Fu6.1 chromosome 3, whole genome shotgun sequence includes the following:
- a CDS encoding DUF1996 domain-containing protein — protein sequence MSSSILFAAGLLVGAAQAYTQVNVASPFMLKNIDPIVFPGEYSKSHLHSFFGSDAATVNTKTSAELQKGCTNAENPNDLSVYWIPTPLYTADGSSYEPIPVMRFSAYYNLGETPAEVAIPQNLKMVAGDANAQTQADVPADAKVEWMCEGESVPIGENGFPTSTCGTHLQQLLYFPQCVNEETLETAYKSRSYGTANWCPEGSKSMPQLRFSIRYDLRKVLPNGWSGEAPFKLACGNAWCSHGDFINGWTEEAAQNMVATTEDKRKFFEVNGALGGFKDGPTCEAKDADPENGTSDYAESVAAMSKRDVSAWGWKSKSRFVRSA from the coding sequence ATGTCTTCCTCCATTCTTTTCGCCGCTGGCCTCCTCGTTGGCGCCGCCCAGGCTTACACCCAGGTCAACGTCGCCTCTCCCTTTATGCTCAAGAACATCGACCCCATCGTCTTCCCCGGCGAGTACAGCAAGTCTCACCTGCACTCGTTCTTCGGCTCCGACGCCGCCACTGTCAACACAAAGACCAGCGCCGAGCTCCAGAAGGGCTGCACCAACGCCGAGAACCCCAACGATCTCTCCGTCTACTGGATCCCTACGCCTCTCTACACTGCTGATGGAAGCTCCTACGAGCCTATTCCTGTTATGCGCTTCAGCGCCTACTACAACCTCGGCGAGACCCCTGCCGAGGTCGCCATCCCTCAGAACTTGAAGATGGTTGCTGGTGATGCCAACGCCCAGACTCAGGCCGACGTCCCTGCCGATGCCAAGGTCGAGTGGATGTGCGAGGGCGAGTCTGTCCCCATCGGCGAGAACGGCTTCCCTACCTCAACCTGCGGCACTCACCTGCAGCAGCTCCTCTACTTCCCGCAGTGCGTCAACGAGGAGACGCTCGAGACGGCCTACAAGTCGCGCTCCTACGGCACAGCCAACTGGTGCCCTGAGGGCAGCAAGTCGATGCCCCAGCTGCGCTTCAGCATCCGCTACGACTTGCGCAAGGTTCTCCCCAACGGCTGGAGCGGCGAGGCGCCCTTCAAGCTGGCCTGCGGCAACGCCTGGTGCTCGCACGGCGACTTCATCAACGGCTGGACCGAGGAGGCCGCGCAGAACATGGTTGCCACCACCGAGGACAAGCGCAAGTTCTTCGAGGTCAACGGTGCTCTCGGAGGTTTCAAGGATGGTCCTACCTgtgaggccaaggacgcTGATCCTGAGAACGGTACTAGCGACTATGCTGAGAGTGTTGCTGCCATGAGCAAGCGGGATGTCTCTGCTTGGGGATGGAAGTCCAAGTCTCGCTTCGTCCGATCTGCTTAA